One window of Mucilaginibacter inviolabilis genomic DNA carries:
- a CDS encoding ABC transporter permease, producing MLKNYLRSAVRNITRHKFISFINIFGLTIGLTCCMLILIYIVNELSYDKYNTNARDVYRVTRSFNTVDGAQTLFLGSIAPPFAPLLKNEFPDIKKITRLRGNGVISMRYKDKLLNENGSYFADENFVDVFTVKTIEGDPKTALSDPFTVMMTEDMARKYFGNEDPMNKEIRLGNRFNFKVTGIYKPFPANAHLHPEMLLSFITLKDSTLYGDKQLHTNWGNNDFYTYMLLPPNYNIEHMESLFPGFLDKYVHFPGQPGNFRESQNSKLHIQKLLDIHLHSHLDSEIEANGDIKRVYIFSAIALFILLIACINYMNLSTARSALRAREIGIRKVIGAQRKEIITQFLSESVLITFFSLILALVLTWLLIPFINGLSNLGLNFSSLYQPGLLLTILILPFFIGILSGIYPALFMSSFKPVKVLKGILKIGTGGISFRKVLVVVQFSVSIVLIVATTIVFQQLSYIQQKSLGFDKEHVITMSNPFSNSQFETFKNEVTKNAGVKEMGRSSRIPSGRLLDDRDISVFEGSKSQPVKADVKYVNTDYGFIPTFGMKMAAGRNFSRDFGTDSNNYVINTAAAKVLGWKTSENAIGKDLAYGGVRGKVIGVVNDFHFESMHQSIIPLLFRMPGHNNSGGENYDRLSIKIAGNNINSSINTIQQAWQKLQPETPFEYTFLDERFQKLYDSEQQQGHLFTIFSFIAIFIACLGLFGLSAFTISQRIKEIGVRKVLGASIPQIVTELSKDFLKLVLIASVIALPVAWYAMSKWLLDFAFRISIQWWVFVMAGVIALVIAFVTISFQSIKAATANPVKSLRSE from the coding sequence ATGTTAAAGAATTATTTGAGAAGCGCAGTACGCAATATCACACGACATAAATTTATTTCGTTCATCAATATTTTTGGCTTAACCATCGGCTTAACCTGTTGTATGCTTATCCTCATATATATTGTAAATGAACTGAGCTACGATAAGTATAATACCAATGCCAGGGATGTTTACCGGGTAACCAGGAGCTTTAACACCGTAGATGGTGCTCAAACGCTTTTCCTGGGGTCAATAGCACCACCATTTGCCCCCTTATTAAAAAATGAATTTCCCGACATCAAGAAAATAACCCGGCTGCGGGGAAACGGTGTCATTTCCATGCGTTATAAGGATAAATTACTTAATGAAAATGGATCTTACTTTGCCGATGAAAATTTTGTTGATGTTTTCACTGTAAAAACTATTGAGGGCGATCCGAAGACCGCTCTCTCAGATCCTTTCACGGTGATGATGACCGAAGACATGGCCCGTAAATACTTTGGTAACGAGGATCCTATGAATAAGGAGATCAGACTGGGTAACCGGTTTAACTTTAAGGTAACCGGTATTTATAAACCATTCCCGGCTAATGCGCACCTTCACCCGGAAATGCTTTTATCGTTCATTACTTTAAAGGATAGTACGTTGTATGGCGATAAACAACTACATACTAATTGGGGCAACAATGACTTTTATACGTATATGCTTTTACCACCCAATTACAATATAGAGCATATGGAATCATTATTCCCGGGCTTTTTAGATAAATATGTTCATTTCCCCGGACAACCAGGGAATTTTCGGGAGTCACAAAACAGTAAGTTGCATATTCAGAAACTGTTAGACATACATCTACATTCGCACCTAGATTCTGAAATAGAAGCCAATGGCGATATTAAGCGGGTTTATATATTTTCGGCAATAGCTTTATTTATCCTGCTGATAGCCTGTATCAATTATATGAACCTATCGACCGCGCGTTCGGCATTAAGGGCGCGAGAGATCGGTATCCGTAAAGTTATAGGGGCTCAGCGGAAAGAAATAATTACGCAGTTTTTAAGTGAGTCGGTATTGATCACTTTCTTTTCATTGATATTGGCATTAGTACTTACCTGGTTATTAATACCGTTTATTAATGGATTATCAAACCTGGGATTGAACTTCAGCAGTTTATATCAGCCAGGGTTATTACTAACCATATTAATATTGCCATTCTTTATAGGTATCCTAAGCGGAATTTATCCTGCCCTGTTCATGTCGTCATTTAAACCTGTTAAAGTATTGAAAGGGATATTAAAAATAGGTACAGGTGGTATATCATTTCGTAAAGTTTTAGTGGTAGTGCAGTTTTCTGTTTCTATCGTGCTTATAGTTGCTACTACTATTGTATTTCAACAATTGAGTTATATCCAACAAAAGTCGCTGGGCTTTGATAAGGAGCATGTTATCACAATGAGTAACCCATTCAGCAATAGCCAATTCGAAACATTTAAAAATGAAGTAACTAAAAATGCGGGTGTTAAAGAGATGGGCCGTTCATCACGCATTCCGTCTGGCAGATTATTGGACGATCGGGATATATCAGTTTTTGAAGGGAGTAAATCACAACCAGTTAAGGCAGATGTCAAATATGTAAATACAGATTATGGCTTTATTCCTACTTTTGGTATGAAAATGGCTGCCGGGCGCAATTTTTCGCGTGATTTTGGTACCGATAGCAATAACTATGTTATTAACACTGCTGCTGCAAAAGTTCTTGGCTGGAAAACTTCCGAAAATGCGATAGGAAAAGATCTTGCATATGGCGGAGTAAGGGGTAAAGTGATTGGGGTAGTTAACGATTTTCATTTTGAGTCGATGCATCAAAGTATAATTCCTTTGTTATTCCGTATGCCAGGCCACAATAATTCAGGCGGCGAAAATTATGACAGGTTATCCATAAAAATTGCTGGCAATAATATAAACTCATCTATAAATACAATTCAGCAAGCCTGGCAGAAGTTACAACCAGAAACGCCATTTGAGTATACGTTTCTGGACGAAAGGTTTCAAAAGCTATATGACAGCGAACAGCAACAAGGCCACTTGTTCACTATATTTTCTTTCATTGCCATATTTATAGCATGTCTTGGACTTTTTGGTCTTTCGGCGTTTACCATTAGCCAACGCATTAAAGAGATAGGGGTACGTAAGGTGCTTGGAGCAAGTATCCCGCAAATCGTAACGGAACTATCCAAAGACTTTTTAAAACTGGTGCTCATTGCTTCAGTGATCGCTTTACCTGTGGCCTGGTACGCCATGAGTAAATGGCTGCTTGATTTTGCCTTCCGTATCAGTATACAATGGTGGGTATTTGTAATGGCCGGTGTTATTGCATTAGTGATCGCTTTTGTAACCATCAGTTTTCAATCTATCAAAGCAGCTACAGCAAACCCGGTAAAGAGTTTACGCAGCGAATAA
- a CDS encoding ABC transporter permease yields the protein MIKNFIKIAWRNLLRHKSFSLINIAGLAIGMASAALILFWIQNEVSYDQFHANKSRLYLAYNRAIFDGKLWCWSSTPKVMAKTLKQEYPGVEETARTTSANFLFTVGDKHLNVPGYFTDPGFLTMFSFPLLNGNPKTALNTVSSIVITEQLSKKLFGNDDAIGKVVRIDSVDNFTVTGVLKALPNNTRFDFEYLVPWSYLVKTEHVDEKNWGNNSVQTWVLAKPNVSEASLNRQVLNITKSHSDQKDDEVFMHPASKWRLYSNFENGKIVGGRINTVKLFGLIAMFILLIACINFMNLSTARSERRAREVGIRKVVGAQKGSLIGQFLGESILLALIAGALALIIVQISLSGFNQLTDKQLFIPFSSIVFWFICLLFVLLTGAIAGSYPAFYLSSFKPVSVLKGTFKAANALVTPRKLLVVIQFTFAIVLIICTIIVRNQMQYAQDRELGYKKDNLVYTMMMGGIEKNYKMIRSELISSGAATSVTKTSSPITQRWSDSWGYDWKGKDQSQKIDFIIYNTDGDFTKTMGLKVIAGRDIDVAAYPTDSTAMLLNEAAAKVMGFKNPIGQIVKNGDEHDWHIIGVVKNFIIESPYEPVRPMIVQGPKSWFSVIHYKLNPANTTAENLKRAEGVFKKYNSEYPFEYHFADEEYARKFNDEKRTSTLASLFAGLTIFISCLGLFGLAAYMAQNRQKEISMRKVLGASVSHLTTLLSRDFLMLVLISFLIASPIAWYGMHVWLQNYTYRINIQVWVFIAAGLLTMIIALATVSFQSIKAALTNPIKSLKNE from the coding sequence ATGATCAAAAATTTTATAAAAATAGCCTGGCGAAATTTATTACGTCATAAATCATTTTCGCTGATCAACATAGCCGGATTAGCTATCGGGATGGCAAGTGCAGCTCTTATTTTATTCTGGATACAGAATGAGGTAAGTTACGATCAGTTTCATGCCAATAAATCGCGTTTGTACCTGGCCTATAACCGGGCGATTTTTGATGGTAAGCTTTGGTGCTGGTCAAGTACGCCTAAGGTGATGGCCAAAACTTTAAAACAGGAATACCCTGGAGTAGAGGAAACTGCGCGTACCACATCGGCCAATTTTTTGTTTACCGTTGGCGATAAGCACCTGAACGTTCCTGGTTATTTTACTGATCCGGGTTTCCTGACCATGTTTAGCTTTCCCTTGCTGAATGGTAATCCTAAAACAGCGCTTAATACAGTTAGTTCTATAGTGATCACCGAGCAGCTTTCTAAAAAACTGTTTGGTAATGATGATGCCATAGGTAAAGTTGTCAGGATAGATAGTGTAGATAATTTTACCGTTACCGGTGTTTTAAAGGCATTGCCTAATAATACCCGTTTTGATTTTGAATACCTGGTACCCTGGAGCTATTTGGTAAAAACAGAACATGTGGATGAGAAAAATTGGGGCAACAACTCTGTACAAACCTGGGTGTTGGCCAAACCCAATGTGTCTGAAGCCAGCTTAAATAGACAGGTATTAAATATAACCAAATCGCACTCCGACCAAAAAGATGATGAGGTGTTTATGCACCCTGCAAGTAAATGGCGGTTGTACTCCAATTTTGAAAACGGTAAAATAGTGGGTGGCCGCATCAATACGGTAAAGTTATTTGGGTTGATAGCCATGTTTATTTTGCTTATTGCTTGTATTAACTTTATGAACCTGAGTACGGCACGCAGCGAACGGCGTGCGCGGGAGGTAGGCATCCGCAAAGTAGTAGGAGCGCAAAAAGGTTCGCTCATAGGGCAGTTTTTGGGTGAGTCGATATTACTTGCCCTAATTGCCGGTGCATTAGCTCTCATTATTGTGCAAATCAGTCTTTCAGGATTTAACCAGCTAACCGATAAGCAATTATTTATACCCTTTAGCAGCATTGTTTTTTGGTTTATATGCCTTTTGTTTGTACTGTTAACCGGTGCTATAGCCGGCAGTTACCCAGCCTTTTATTTATCATCCTTTAAGCCGGTAAGCGTATTAAAGGGAACGTTTAAAGCAGCAAATGCTTTAGTAACCCCGCGTAAATTACTGGTAGTTATACAGTTTACTTTTGCTATAGTGCTCATCATTTGTACCATTATTGTGCGCAATCAAATGCAATATGCGCAAGACCGCGAATTAGGTTACAAAAAAGATAACTTGGTTTATACCATGATGATGGGGGGCATAGAGAAGAATTATAAAATGATCAGGAGCGAATTGATTAGCAGCGGGGCAGCAACATCGGTAACCAAAACCAGTTCGCCTATTACGCAGCGCTGGAGTGATAGCTGGGGCTACGATTGGAAAGGAAAGGATCAAAGTCAGAAAATTGACTTTATCATTTACAATACCGATGGGGATTTCACAAAAACAATGGGATTGAAAGTTATAGCCGGCAGGGACATTGATGTTGCCGCTTATCCAACCGACTCAACGGCTATGCTGCTGAACGAAGCCGCCGCCAAGGTTATGGGTTTTAAAAACCCTATAGGCCAGATTGTGAAAAATGGAGATGAACACGATTGGCATATTATCGGTGTAGTCAAAAATTTTATTATCGAATCACCTTATGAACCTGTTCGGCCGATGATCGTACAGGGGCCAAAATCATGGTTTAGCGTAATTCATTATAAATTAAATCCTGCTAACACTACTGCCGAGAATTTAAAACGGGCAGAAGGTGTATTCAAAAAATATAATTCGGAATATCCATTTGAATATCATTTTGCCGACGAGGAATACGCCCGTAAGTTTAATGACGAAAAGCGGACAAGCACGTTAGCCAGCTTGTTTGCCGGATTAACCATATTTATATCATGCCTTGGTTTGTTTGGTTTGGCGGCTTATATGGCCCAAAATCGTCAAAAGGAAATCAGTATGCGTAAAGTATTGGGCGCATCAGTTTCTCATCTTACCACTTTATTGTCCAGGGACTTTTTAATGCTGGTATTGATATCATTTTTGATAGCATCGCCGATAGCCTGGTATGGCATGCACGTTTGGTTGCAAAACTATACTTACCGTATCAATATTCAGGTGTGGGTATTTATAGCAGCAGGGTTGTTGACTATGATCATCGCTTTGGCAACAGTTAGTTTTCAATCTATAAAAGCTGCACTTACCAACCCGATAAAAAGTTTAAAAAATGAGTAA
- a CDS encoding ABC transporter permease, with amino-acid sequence MLKNYIKTALRGLRKNIGFTAINILGLSVGLATCLLIVFYVMDELSYDKFNKKADRIVRMNFELKFGGNNSIYAQTMAPLAQVLKAEFPDVENTVRMQAKGGVRVKKDNENILENMMIYSDPGLFDIFTLPMVNGNPATALVEPNSVVITESTAKKYFNSTNVVGKTFLFNDKENYKITGVIKDIPKQSHFNYDFFLSMSSFPESRSTTWLSNNFNTYVLLKPGADYKKLNAQLPALLRRHVNTELQSMVHLTMDEFEKAGNYFRLNLTPLADIHLHSNRIGELGRNGSIQYVYILSAIALFILLIACVNFMNLSTARSSNRAREVGVRKVLGSARSALVTQFLTESVLVTFLSTLIAVVLAWLMLPFFNQMANKELAITSQSFIWLLPVIITISLGIGCLAGFYPAFFLSAFQPVDVLKGKLATGFKGGRLRSFLVVFQFSISIILIIGTLVIYNQLNYIQHKNLGYDRNQVLIVKNTGALGNQAKIFKQEIKQLSGVVNATMTEYLPTADDRNTSALFQDPTLDQKRGILPQIWSVDEDYINTLGIKLISGRNFSEQLLTDSSSIIINETAARLLGLTSPLNKSIYRPMDSSGKNIRKFNIIGVIKDFHFSSLRDNISPVTLFLEEDRGALSIRVNAQNIPALLAQIENKWKSLVPNQHFVYSFMDQDFEATYRSEERVGKIFVVFTSLAIAIACLGLFGLAAYAAEQRTKEIGIRKVLGADVTVIVTMLTKDFIKLVFIAIVISSPLAWFFMHKWLQGFAYRVNFQWWIILLAGAGAILIAFLTISFQSIKSALANPVKSLKSE; translated from the coding sequence ATGTTAAAAAATTACATCAAAACCGCTCTCCGCGGTCTGCGAAAAAATATAGGCTTTACCGCTATTAATATCCTGGGCCTGTCTGTTGGTTTGGCAACCTGTCTGCTGATTGTTTTTTACGTGATGGACGAACTGAGTTACGATAAGTTCAACAAAAAAGCCGACCGCATTGTACGCATGAATTTTGAACTGAAATTTGGCGGCAATAATTCCATATATGCCCAAACCATGGCTCCTTTAGCACAGGTTTTGAAGGCAGAATTTCCGGATGTAGAGAATACGGTGCGCATGCAAGCAAAAGGAGGGGTACGCGTAAAAAAGGATAATGAAAACATCCTGGAAAACATGATGATTTATAGCGATCCTGGTTTGTTCGACATTTTTACCCTGCCCATGGTTAATGGTAACCCGGCAACTGCCCTGGTAGAGCCCAATAGCGTGGTAATTACAGAGAGCACAGCTAAAAAGTATTTTAACAGCACCAATGTAGTAGGTAAAACATTCCTGTTTAATGATAAAGAGAACTATAAAATTACCGGGGTTATAAAGGACATTCCCAAACAATCGCACTTCAATTACGATTTCTTCCTTTCCATGTCCTCATTTCCCGAAAGCAGGTCAACAACATGGTTAAGCAATAACTTTAACACCTATGTATTATTAAAACCAGGTGCCGATTATAAAAAATTGAATGCTCAACTTCCGGCTTTACTACGCAGGCACGTTAATACCGAGTTACAAAGCATGGTACATTTAACCATGGATGAATTTGAGAAAGCAGGTAATTATTTCAGGCTGAATTTAACACCGCTTGCCGATATTCATTTACACTCCAACCGGATAGGTGAACTGGGGCGTAATGGCAGTATTCAGTACGTGTATATACTTTCGGCAATTGCGCTGTTTATTTTGCTTATAGCTTGTGTCAATTTCATGAACCTTTCTACAGCGCGCTCCTCAAACCGGGCACGCGAGGTTGGGGTACGTAAAGTATTAGGCTCTGCGCGCAGTGCATTAGTTACCCAGTTTTTAACCGAGTCTGTTTTGGTGACATTTTTATCTACTCTTATAGCGGTGGTGTTAGCATGGCTTATGCTGCCTTTCTTTAATCAAATGGCTAATAAAGAGTTGGCTATAACTTCACAATCATTTATTTGGTTATTGCCTGTCATCATCACCATATCTTTAGGTATAGGCTGTTTAGCCGGTTTCTATCCGGCATTTTTTTTATCAGCATTTCAGCCTGTTGATGTTCTTAAGGGGAAACTGGCAACGGGTTTTAAAGGCGGCAGGCTCCGGAGCTTTCTGGTAGTTTTTCAATTCTCCATATCTATTATCCTGATCATTGGCACCTTGGTTATTTATAATCAGCTTAACTATATTCAGCATAAAAATTTGGGATATGACCGAAACCAGGTACTCATTGTAAAAAACACGGGCGCATTGGGTAATCAGGCAAAAATTTTCAAACAGGAGATCAAGCAACTCTCAGGGGTAGTTAATGCCACAATGACGGAATATTTACCAACTGCCGACGACCGGAACACATCTGCGTTGTTCCAGGACCCAACTCTCGACCAAAAGCGGGGAATTTTGCCGCAAATATGGTCGGTTGATGAAGACTATATCAATACCTTGGGGATCAAGCTGATCAGCGGTCGTAATTTTTCAGAACAACTGCTTACCGATTCGTCATCCATAATTATCAATGAAACCGCCGCCCGTTTATTGGGACTTACTTCGCCCTTAAATAAGTCTATTTACCGCCCAATGGATAGTTCGGGTAAAAACATCAGGAAATTCAATATCATTGGCGTTATTAAGGATTTCCATTTCAGCTCGTTACGGGATAATATTTCACCTGTTACTTTATTTCTGGAAGAAGATCGCGGGGCTTTAAGTATACGTGTAAATGCGCAAAATATTCCAGCATTGCTGGCACAGATAGAAAATAAATGGAAATCGCTGGTACCTAATCAACATTTTGTCTATTCTTTTATGGATCAGGATTTTGAAGCCACCTATCGTTCAGAAGAACGCGTTGGAAAAATATTTGTGGTTTTTACTTCGTTGGCTATTGCCATCGCTTGCCTGGGTCTGTTTGGGTTAGCCGCTTATGCAGCGGAGCAACGTACCAAAGAGATTGGTATACGTAAAGTATTAGGAGCCGATGTTACGGTTATTGTAACCATGCTTACCAAAGATTTTATTAAGCTGGTATTTATAGCTATCGTAATATCATCACCACTGGCCTGGTTCTTTATGCATAAATGGTTACAAGGTTTTGCTTACCGTGTTAATTTTCAGTGGTGGATAATATTATTGGCCGGTGCAGGAGCAATTTTAATAGCCTTTTTAACCATCAGCTTTCAATCTATCAAATCGGCATTGGCCAACCCGGTAAAAAGTTTAAAGAGCGAATAA
- a CDS encoding ABC transporter permease: MLKNFIKIAWRNLYKNKTFSLIHILGLTMGITVCLMIFLYITNEFSVDSFHKQGKNIYRVMRGFEPGKPRTAYLSGPYAPALLNDYPEDIKMAVRVRPQNNLVSFGEKAFNEQKVYATDAGFFKLFSFPLIKGDAATALENPNSVVLTETTAKKYFGSTENAMGKVIQIDKTLQLKVTGIAKDVPSNSHLDFDVVFPIANYTKDAGFNVWINNGLFVYLLLNEHSTQSALESHFTQFMDKYMSKDMQRFGAKFDLKLTPLKNIYFEDASSFDNVKHGDKTVVFIFISIAVLIMLIACINFMNLSTIRAVERSKEVGMRKVMGALRNHLIIQFIGESLLLALISCVISVGLLLMLMPWYNQLLGYKLSVAWNQPPIYLFLVGVILTVGFLAGSYPAFFLSAFSPIQALKGKLRLGKGGTLLRQSLVVLQFSISVLLIIGTIVIMNQMHYIKSKSLGYDKAQTITVSIDNNDIYDHRRQFKDELQNSGVVSSVSLMSGQPGGFFDTHTFTVEGQHDVFRSRTEFADFEYVKTLGLKIIAGRDFSAQFATDTANAVLLNRTAAKELGYTPQQALGKWIRNNGRDDKPRTIVGVVEDFNFLSLKENMDALVIAPNDDRRVVVIKLKPGNIPAALASIKEIYAKVAPVYPFEYSFLDQQFNTTYKNDIRQQTMLSIFSGLAIFIACLGLFGLASFTAAKRTKEIGVRKVLGSSVPNILLLLSKDMLKPVLLATVIAMPVGYYCMNKWLQNFAYRTTLHWWIFVLAAVLTFLIALFTISFKSLKAALANPVKSLRNE; encoded by the coding sequence ATGTTAAAAAACTTCATCAAAATAGCCTGGCGAAATCTCTATAAGAATAAAACTTTTTCGCTTATCCACATCCTTGGGCTCACCATGGGCATTACCGTTTGCCTCATGATATTCCTGTACATCACCAATGAGTTTAGCGTGGATAGTTTCCATAAGCAAGGCAAAAATATTTATAGGGTGATGCGGGGCTTCGAGCCGGGAAAACCACGTACGGCTTATCTTTCAGGTCCTTATGCGCCGGCATTATTGAATGATTATCCTGAGGATATCAAGATGGCGGTACGGGTAAGGCCACAAAATAATTTGGTTTCATTTGGTGAAAAAGCATTCAACGAACAGAAAGTATACGCAACCGATGCAGGCTTTTTCAAATTATTCTCATTTCCGCTTATCAAGGGAGATGCAGCAACAGCATTGGAAAACCCTAACAGTGTAGTACTTACCGAAACCACAGCCAAAAAATACTTTGGGAGTACAGAAAATGCCATGGGCAAGGTAATTCAGATAGATAAGACCCTACAATTGAAGGTTACCGGTATTGCGAAAGACGTTCCTTCAAATTCGCATCTTGACTTTGATGTTGTTTTTCCTATAGCTAATTATACCAAAGACGCAGGCTTTAATGTCTGGATCAATAACGGACTATTTGTTTATCTTTTGCTAAACGAGCATAGTACACAATCGGCACTCGAAAGTCATTTTACCCAGTTTATGGATAAGTACATGAGCAAGGATATGCAACGTTTTGGCGCTAAATTCGATTTGAAACTTACTCCTTTAAAAAATATTTATTTTGAAGATGCTTCATCATTTGATAATGTGAAGCACGGCGATAAAACTGTAGTATTCATTTTTATATCCATTGCTGTACTTATCATGCTTATTGCTTGTATCAACTTCATGAATCTGTCAACCATACGTGCGGTTGAGCGGTCAAAAGAGGTTGGTATGAGAAAGGTAATGGGAGCCTTACGTAACCATTTAATTATTCAGTTTATTGGTGAATCACTTTTATTAGCATTAATTTCCTGTGTTATATCCGTTGGCTTATTATTAATGTTGATGCCCTGGTATAACCAGTTGTTGGGCTACAAGCTATCGGTTGCCTGGAACCAGCCACCTATTTACCTGTTCCTGGTAGGCGTAATATTGACTGTAGGTTTTTTGGCTGGCAGTTACCCGGCGTTTTTCCTTTCTGCATTTTCACCCATACAGGCGTTAAAGGGGAAATTAAGATTAGGCAAAGGAGGTACATTGCTGAGGCAATCATTAGTGGTGTTACAGTTCAGTATCTCTGTTTTACTCATCATTGGTACTATTGTTATTATGAACCAGATGCATTATATCAAAAGTAAGTCACTGGGTTATGATAAAGCACAAACTATTACTGTAAGCATAGACAATAATGATATTTATGACCACCGACGCCAGTTTAAAGACGAGCTTCAAAACTCTGGTGTTGTATCATCGGTATCTCTTATGTCGGGTCAGCCGGGAGGTTTTTTTGATACGCATACTTTTACTGTCGAAGGTCAGCATGATGTATTCAGGTCGAGAACCGAGTTTGCCGATTTTGAGTATGTAAAAACTCTTGGCTTAAAGATCATAGCTGGCCGGGATTTTTCGGCACAATTTGCTACCGATACTGCTAATGCGGTGCTGCTTAATCGTACTGCAGCCAAAGAATTGGGTTACACGCCCCAACAAGCTTTGGGCAAATGGATAAGAAATAATGGGCGCGACGATAAACCACGTACCATAGTAGGCGTTGTAGAAGATTTTAACTTTTTATCACTTAAAGAAAATATGGATGCGTTGGTGATAGCACCCAATGATGATCGCCGGGTAGTAGTGATAAAATTAAAACCTGGAAATATACCGGCTGCATTGGCCAGTATTAAAGAAATATATGCCAAAGTAGCGCCTGTTTATCCTTTCGAGTACAGCTTTTTGGATCAACAATTTAATACCACTTATAAAAATGATATCAGGCAGCAAACCATGTTGAGCATATTTTCCGGTCTGGCCATATTTATTGCCTGTTTAGGCTTATTTGGTCTGGCCTCATTTACAGCAGCCAAACGTACCAAAGAAATAGGTGTACGTAAGGTGCTGGGCTCATCTGTGCCCAATATTTTGCTGCTACTGTCAAAAGATATGTTGAAGCCTGTTTTACTGGCTACGGTTATTGCTATGCCTGTTGGATATTACTGTATGAATAAATGGTTGCAAAATTTTGCTTACCGCACCACATTGCACTGGTGGATATTTGTTTTAGCGGCAGTTTTAACCTTTTTAATAGCTCTGTTTACCATCAGCTTTAAGTCTTTAAAAGCAGCTTTGGCAAATCCGGTAAAAAGTTTGAGAAACGAATAG
- a CDS encoding DUF4097 family beta strand repeat-containing protein → MKKYLLLLFVASQSYVAFAQRSGQTPYMTKSLSGSAIRSAVVKTSGGSIAVTGGSGEAPRVEVYISGNNGNNDISNDEIKKRLEDYVLEVTINNGEVQAIAKAKSKGLFNWNNSLNISFKVFVPKQVTTDLNTSGGSISLDNLTGKQDFQTSGGSLHMDRLTGAIHGRTSGGSIHVSNSGQDIDLSTSGGSITAVNCIGHIRLETSGGSLQLEGLQGNIDATTSGGSIRGNSINGELITGTSGGSINLTQLSCALEASTSAGSFHAQFNSVGKYVKIDVSSGHIDLDLPSKQGVDLDLRGQKVETNFTGNFDGTKEKDRVRGKLNGGGALVEVRGNGRVNLNVN, encoded by the coding sequence ATGAAAAAATATTTACTGTTGTTATTTGTCGCCAGTCAAAGTTACGTAGCCTTTGCTCAGCGTAGTGGGCAAACTCCTTATATGACTAAATCATTATCAGGCTCCGCAATCAGATCGGCTGTGGTTAAAACATCCGGTGGGAGCATTGCTGTTACTGGTGGAAGTGGCGAAGCACCGCGTGTTGAGGTTTATATCAGTGGAAATAATGGTAACAATGATATTTCGAACGATGAAATAAAAAAGCGTTTAGAGGATTATGTATTGGAGGTAACCATTAACAATGGCGAAGTACAGGCTATAGCAAAGGCTAAAAGTAAAGGTCTTTTTAACTGGAATAACTCTCTTAATATATCATTTAAGGTATTTGTGCCTAAACAGGTAACTACAGATCTGAATACCAGCGGCGGCAGCATTAGTTTGGATAATTTAACCGGTAAACAAGATTTTCAAACCAGCGGAGGAAGCCTTCATATGGACAGATTAACCGGTGCCATACATGGCCGAACCTCCGGAGGCAGTATTCATGTAAGTAACTCTGGCCAGGATATTGACCTGTCAACAAGCGGAGGAAGCATCACTGCAGTTAATTGCATTGGGCACATCAGGTTAGAAACATCCGGAGGTTCGCTACAATTAGAAGGATTACAGGGTAATATTGATGCAACAACAAGTGGGGGTAGTATTCGTGGTAACAGCATTAATGGCGAACTGATAACCGGCACAAGCGGGGGTAGTATTAACCTTACTCAATTATCATGCGCACTTGAGGCCTCAACCAGCGCGGGCAGCTTTCATGCGCAGTTTAACAGCGTGGGTAAGTATGTTAAAATAGATGTAAGTTCTGGCCATATTGATTTGGATCTGCCCTCAAAACAGGGTGTTGATCTGGACCTTCGTGGCCAAAAGGTAGAAACTAATTTTACTGGAAACTTTGACGGAACTAAAGAAAAAGACAGAGTAAGGGGTAAACTCAATGGTGGTGGTGCATTGGTTGAAGTAAGAGGGAACGGCCGGGTTAATCTGAATGTTAACTAA